The Populus trichocarpa isolate Nisqually-1 chromosome 2, P.trichocarpa_v4.1, whole genome shotgun sequence genome has a window encoding:
- the LOC7480662 gene encoding protein ELC — protein sequence MPPSPSIEFIDTALSCTSRFALSYTDSKQKWFIRKHLLSLIQDYPTFTLSTNTFFHDDGTTVNLLYATGHLHVANHTPSIPLTIWIHENYPCMPPMVYVLSDSTSPIHQDHPFVHSSGATSSPYLQTWVFPRCHLTELVHNLVRIFSHDHPFVYSPAASFTHPSLVSKMEALDRLSGMLHYDRIVLLAQTEEEMEDLSNLQSEMVKRDDIITSMIMGLEHERMNLKHRVMNLMNQADVLVNWLRVNDAKSLVTKLEGEMDDDDAFEAGDEDSKLLIEFLAADSAIEDSMYALDKAVEHGVVSFDAYLRQVRMLAREQFFLRSKLVKLRGPSILHWP from the coding sequence ATGCCACCCTCACCCTCGATCGAATTCATTGACACCGCACTTTCTTGCACGAGCCGCTTCGCATTATCCTATACAGACTCTAAACAAAAATGGTTCATCAGAAAACACCTCCTTTCTTTAATCCAAGATTACCCCACTTTCACCCTCTCAACCAATACTTTCTTTCACGATGATGGCACCACTGTGAACCTTCTGTATGCCACTGGCCATCTCCATGTCGCCAATCATACTCCTTCTATACCTCTCACAATCTGGATCCATGAAAACTATCCTTGCATGCCTCCTATGGTCTATGTTTTATCAGATTCTACGTCTCCAATTCATCAAGACCACCCCTTTGTTCACTCTTCTGGTGCGACCTCTTCTCCTTACCTGCAAACCTGGGTATTCCCCAGATGCCACCTCACTGAACTCGTGCACAACCTTGTCAGGATTTTCTCTCATGACCATCCTTTCGTTTACTCGCCGGCAGCTAGTTTTACCCATCCCTCTCTTGTCTCTAAGATGGAGGCTCTCGATCGGCTTTCAGGTATGCTTCACTACGACAGAATTGTCTTGCTGGCCCAAACTGAAGAGGAAATGGAGGATTTATCTAATTTGCAATCCGAAATGGTGAAAAGAGATGATATCATCACAAGTATGATTATGGGACTTGAACATGAAAGAATGAACTTGAAACATAGAGTCATGAATTTGATGAACCAAGCTGATGTCCTAGTGAACTGGTTGCGAGTTAATGATGCAAAATCACTCGTGACAAAGTTAGAGGGTGaaatggatgatgatgatgcatttGAAGCTGGCGATGAAGATTCAAAATTGTTGATAGAATTCTTGGCCGCGGATAGTGCCATAGAGGATTCAATGTATGCGTTGGACAAGGCAGTCGAGCACGGAGTGGTAAGTTTTGATGCATACTTAAGGCAGGTAAGAATGCTGGCAAGAGAGCAGTTCTTTTTGAGATCTAAGCTTGTAAAATTGAGAGGTCCTAGCATACTCCATTGGCCTTGA
- the LOC7480663 gene encoding uncharacterized protein LOC7480663, with product MPFPMKIQPIDYQTLNESVAHRFEPVKPVVKSRLKRLFERQFLRNSAAEKVGAIEESHLKDGSNEFEPSSVCLAKMVQNFLEENNDKQTSVRCSRNRCNCFNRNCNDSSEDEFDSFGGFGDSNLSSSAEACEILKSLVPCASVCERNLLADTAKIVDKNKISKRKDDVCRKIVTDGLLGLGYDASICKSRWEKAPSYPAGEYEYIDVIISGERLLIDIDFRSEFEIARSTKSYKSLLQILPSIFVGKADRLQKIIAIVSDAAKQSLKKKGMPTPPWRKTEYIKAKWLSPHTRTTPPLSSKETDPQLEREQTLVQNEIAELGLSCQEKNSVADDTELGGSVYAVSSEGSVAEDEVIVVKEWKPPEVKPKSLQIGIKIVTGLAAVIEDEP from the exons ATGCCTTTTCCGATGAAGATCCAGCCAATTGATTATCAAACACTGAATGAGTCGGTCGCTCACCGGTTCGAGCCAGTAAAGCCTGTGGTGAAATCGCGATTGAAGCGGCTGTTTGAGAGGCAGTTCCTGAGAAATTCAGCTGCTGAGAAGGTCGGAGCCATCGAGGAGTCGCATTTGAAGGACGGCTCTAACGAGTTCGAGCCGAGCTCGGTTTGCTTGGCGAAGATGGTGCAGAACTTCCTCGAGGAGAACAACGATAAGCAAACATCGGTTAGGTGTAGCCGTAATCGCTGTAACTGCTTCAACAGAAATTGTAACGATAGCTCTGAAGACGAGTTCGACTCGTTTGGTGGTTTTGGAGATTCTAACCTTTCCTCTTCTGCCGAAGCGTGTGAAATTctgaag AGTTTGGTGCCGTGTGCAAGTGTTTGTGAGAGGAATTTGCTGGCGGATACAGCGAAGATTGTTGATAAAAACAAGATCTCTAAGCGAAAAGATGATGTTTGCAGGAAGATTGTTACCGATGGTTTGTTGGGTCTCGGATATGACGCGTCTATCTGCAAATCTCGCTGGGAAAAAGCCCCATCTTATCCCGCCG GGGAATACGAATATATAGACGTGATCATCTCAGGCGAGAGGCTGCTAATTGACATTGATTTCAGATCAGAATTTGAGATAGCTCGATCAACCAAGAGCTACAAATCTCTTCTCCAAATTCTACCTTCCATCTTCGTAGGCAAAGCTGATCGTCTCCAGAAGATTATTGCCATTGTATCGGATGCGGCAAAGCAGAGCCTTAAGAAAAAGGGAATGCCAACTCCGCCATGGAGAAAAACGGAGTACATCAAAGCCAAATGGCTTTCTCCTCATACGCGAACCACACCACCACTTAGCTCAAAGGAAACAGATCCTCAACTGGAAAGGGAGCAGACTTTGGTTCAGAATGAGATCGCTGAGCTTGGACTGAGTTGCCAAGAGAAGAATTCGGTAGCGGATGATACTGAATTGGGTGGATCTGTGTATGCTGTATCATCTGAAGGTTCTGTCGCAGAAGACGAGGTTATAGTGGTGAAAGAATGGAAGCCACCTGAGGTTAAGCCCAAGAGTTTACAGATTGGGATTAAGATAGTGACTGGATTGGCCGCAGTTATTGAAGATGAGCCATga